The following coding sequences lie in one Arachis hypogaea cultivar Tifrunner chromosome 4, arahy.Tifrunner.gnm2.J5K5, whole genome shotgun sequence genomic window:
- the LOC112797681 gene encoding uncharacterized protein: MPPIMSGKIIVLILLCVFIVKVSSSSEANALLKWKASLEKQSQVMLSSWKNRTSPCKWKGIQCDKSKSITTINLENFGLKGTLHSLSFSSFPNLISINIYNNLFHGTIPSHIGNMSKVNTLNFSLNHFEGSIPKELWTLRSLQKLDLSLCYHLSGPIPSSIENLANLTYLDLGENNLSSHIPPEIGKLRNLLFLGIAENNLVGSIPHEIGILTNLEYLDLSGNVLSGNIPSTISNMTNLHEVSISNNTLNGTIPSSIGSMSNLTLLWLDGNKLSGSIPASIGNLSNLYSLQLDSNSLTGSIPSTIGNMTSLVEIFLRFNNLSGHIPASVGNLINLESLYLQGNNLSGYIPDSIGKLKRLSILELSFNKLTGTIPHSINNITNMIDFLVASNNLTGQLPPHICLGGSLKFFNVDHNHFTGPVPSTLKNCSSLVRIRLEQNHLKGDISQDFGIYPNLVHIDLSDNKFYGQISPNWGKSHNLQNLLMSNNNISGAIPIQIVEATNLGRLHLSSNHLSGKIPNEIRNMRSLFELKISNNHLSGNIPSDIGSLHGLQILHLAGNELSGNIPRQVVQLPNLLELNLSNNKLEGSIPSDFQSLQTLYSLDLSCNLLNGPIPKVLGELKELRLLNLSHNNLSGTVPSSFDAMSSLISVNISYNQLEGPLPNNKAFLSSSIESLKNNKGLCGNVSGLVPCPSNLISKNHKVMLLVLLLFFGVLVLVLFVVAISVYILCRKARKKTGTNQETQPKELFSIWSHDGKMAFETIIEATNNFDDKYIIGIGGQGSVYRAELPSGMVVAVKKLHTETSNLKSFENEIQSLTEIRHRNIIKLYGFCQHSRFSFLVYKFLEGGSLDQVLRDETHATLFDWKKRVNVVKGVANALSYMHHDCIPPIIHRDISSKNVLLDSDYEAHVSDFGTAKFLKPGSSWTTLAVTFGYAAPELAQTMEVTEKCDVYSFGVLCLEILMGKHPGDLISSLLSPSTALISCNLLLVEVIDQRPPHPEELMVGDIMKIIKLALNCLSHNPQSRPSMHQVSKELMMGKLPFANHQFPIIRIGQLNEEWQTPLI, from the exons ATGCCACCAATTATGTCGGGAAAAATTATTGTCTTAATATTGCTTTGTGTGTTTATAGTAAAAGTGTCTTCATCAAGTGAAGCAAATGCACTCTTAAAATGGAAGGCCAGCCTTGAGAAGCAAAGCCAAGTTATGTTATCATCTTGGAAGAACAGGACAAGTCCATGCAAATGGAAAGGAATTCAATGTGACAAATCAAAATCCATCACAACCATCAATCTTGAAAACTTTGGACTCAAAGGTACACTTCACAGTCTTAGCTTCTCTTCATTTCCCAACCTCATTTCCATAAACATATACAACAACTTGTTCCATGGAACCATTCCCTCACACATTGGAAACATGTCAAAAGTCAACACTTTGAACTTTTCTTTAAATCATTTTGAGGGTTCTATCCCTAAGGAATTGTGGACATTGAGGAGTTTACAAAAGCTTGATCTTTCATTGTGTTATCATCTAAGTGGACCTATCCCTTCTTCCATTGAAAACTTGGCCAACTTGACATATCTAGACTTAGGAGAAAACAATCTTTCTAGCCACATTCCTCCTGAGATTGGGAAACTAAGAAACCTTTTGTTTCTTGGTATTGCTGAGAATAACCTTGTTGGTTCCATTCCCCATGAAATTGGCATTTTAACAAATCTTGAGTATCTTGATTTGTCAGGAAATGTTCTCTCTGGTAATATCCCTTCTACAATTAGTAACATGACCAATTTGCATGAAGTTTCAATTTCTAATAACACCCTCAATGGTACAATCCCTTCCTCCATTGGGAGCATGTCTAACTTGACATTGCTATGGCTTGATGGCAATAAACTTTCTGGATCCATCCCTGCATCCATAGGAAACTTGTCTAATCTCTATTCGCTTCAACTCGATTCGAATAGCCTCACCGGATCCATTCCTTCCACAATTGGAAACATGACAAGTCTTGTTGAGATTTTTCTCCGCTTTAACAATCTTTCAGGACACATTCCTGCCTCTGTTGGCAATTTGATCAACTTGGAATCCTTATATCTCCAAGGAAACAATCTCTCTGGATATATTCCTGACTCAATTGGAAAGTTGAAAAGGCTCTCCATTCTTGAACTGTCCTTTAACAAACTCACTGGCACCATTCCACACTCAATTAACAACATTACCAACATGATTGACTTTCTAGTAGCCTCAAATAATCTCACTGGTCAATTGCCACCTCACATTTGCTTAGGTGGTTCATTGAAGTTCTTCAATGTTGATCACAACCATTTCACTGGTCCAGTACCAAGTACCTTAAAGAACTGCTCAAGTCTTGTTAGAATAAGGTTAGAGCAGAACCATTTGAAGGGAGACATATCACAAGATTTTGGCATTTATCCTAATTTGGTGCATATTGACCTGAGTGACAACAAATTTTATGGTCAAATTTCACCAAACTGGGGGAAGAGCCATAATCTTCAGAACTTGTTGATGTCCAATAATAATATTTCTGGTGCTATACCAATACAAATTGTTGAGGCTACCAATCTAGGAAGGCTTCATCTTTCTTCTAATCATTTGAGTGGAAAGATTCCAAATGAAATAAGAAATATGAGAAGCCTGTTTGAACTCAAGATCAGCAACAATCATCTTTCAGGAAACATTCCATCAGATATAGGATCATTGCATGGTCTTCAAATCTTGCACCTAGCAGGAAATGAATTGAGTGGCAACATACCAAGACAAGTTGTGCAGTTACCCAACTTGTTGGAATTGAATTTGAGCAACAACAAACTAGAGGGAAGTATCCCGTCTGATTTTCAATCACTGCAAACTCTTTACTCTCTTGATCTTAGCTGCAATTTGTTGAATGGACCAATACCAAAAGTACTTGGAGAGTTGAAGGAATTGCGATTATTGAACCTTTCACACAACAATCTTTCTGGGACAGTTCCATCAAGCTTTGATGCCATGTCAAGCTTGATTTCTGTCAACATATCATACAATCAACTAGAAGGCCCTCTTCCAAACAATAAAGCCTTTCTTAGTTCTTCAattgaatcattgaaaaataACAAAGGCTTGTGTGGTAATGTCTCTGGCTTGGTGCCATGTCCAAGCAATCTTATCAGCAAAAATCACAAGGTCATGTTATTGGTATTACTTCTTTTCTTTGGAGTACTAGTACTTGTGCTTTTTGTGGTGGCTATTTCTGTATATATTCTTTGtagaaaagcaagaaagaaaacagGCACAAATCAAGAAACACAGCCAAAAGAACTTTTTTCCATATGGAGCCATGATGGGAAAATGGCATTTGAAACTATCATTGAAGCCACCAACAATTTTGATGACAAATATATCATTGGAATTGGAGGGCAAGGATCTGTTTACAGGGCTGAGTTGCCTTCAGGTATGGTTGTTGCTGTGAAGAAGCTTCATACAGAAACATCCAACTTGAAATCATTTGAAAATGAGATCCAATCATTGACAGAAATCAGGCACCGAAACATCATAAAGCTGTATGGTTTTTGCCAGCACTCGCGGTTCTCATTTCTGGTTTATAAGTTCTTGGAAGGTGGAAGCTTGGATCAAGTACTAAGAGATGAAACACATGCAACTCTGTTTGATTGGAAAAAGAGGGTGAATGTGGTTAAAGGAGTCGCAAATGCTTTGTCATACATGCATCATGATTGCATACCCCCTATTATTCATCGCGACATATCAAGCAAGAATGTTCTTCTAGATTCAGACTATGAAGCTCATGTATCTGATTTTGGAACAGCCAAGTTCTTGAAACCTGGATCAAGTTGGACAACACTTGCAGTAACCTTTGGCTATGCAGCTCCAG AGCTAGCTCAGACAATGGAAGTGACAGAGAAATGTGATGTATATAGCTTTGGAGTGCTTTGTTTGGAGATTCTTATGGGAAAGCATCCTGGGGATCTGATAAGTTCATTGTTGTCACCATCAACAGCATTAATCAGTTGCAATTTGTTATTGGTTGAAGTCATAGATCAGAGACCTCCACATCCTGAAGAATTAATGGTTGGTGATATCATGAAGATCATAAAGTTGGCACTGAATTGCTTGAGCCACAATCCACAATCTCGACCAAGTATGCATCAAGTGTCCAAAGAGCTTATGATGGGAAAATTGCCTTTTGCTAATCACCAGTTTCCTATCATCAGAATTGGACAGCTCAATGAAGAATGGCAAACTCCACTTATATGA
- the LOC112797682 gene encoding beta-glucosidase 12 isoform X2: MNSLMFINSKHYLVHTMYLYILILLLHYSSYASIHINPSNSDSSSNNFQCDQASANDGGYPSVWNTLVGEEYPTSVKRSSFPTDFIFGTASSSYQYEGAVNEGGRSPSIWDTYTEKYPERIKDHSNGAIAVDSYHLFKEDVNIMKDIGFNAYRFSISWSRILPGGNLAGGINKEGIQYYNNLINELLSNGIQPFVTIFHWDLPQSLEDAYGGFLSPHIVDDFKDYAEVCFKEFGDRVKHWITLNGPSILSLLGYAHILKAPGRCSSWLPFNCSGGDSATEPYLVAHHQILAHAAAVKLYREKYQKSQKGQIGIAHSIDWAIPISHSAAAIDATSRALAFRIGWFMEPITYGSYPVEMVNYLGDRLPRFSQEQSKMVQNSFDFIGINYYTTSYVTDAECQVENQTAFTDSCTELTNERNGIPIGPKGASNWIYLYPQGIEELLIYMNNKYNNPIIYITENGYPEANDGKMSLEDRERIDCHIQHLYYIRSAMRNNDVKVKGYFAWSLLDNFEWADGYTVRFGLVYVDYKNHLKRYAKSSAKWFKNFLHKQVESL, from the exons ATGAATTCACTTATGTTCATCAATTCCAAGCACTACCTTGTACATACTATGTATCTGTATATACTAATTCTACTACTTCACTATTCATCATATGCTTCCATTCACATCAATCCAAGTAACTCTGACTCATCTTCTAACAACTTTCAG TGTGACCAAGCTTCAGCAAATGATGGAGGATATCCAAGTGTTTGGAACACCCTTGTTGGTGAGGAATATCCAA CCTCTGTTAAAAGAAGTAGCTTCCCCACTGATTTCATATTTGGCACAGCATCCTCTTCATATCAG TATGAGGGTGCAGTGAATGAAGGTGGCCGAAGTCCAAGTATATGGGACACTTACACTGAGAAATATCCAG AAAGAATAAAAGATCATAGTAATGGTGCGATTGCTGTTGATTCATACCATCTTTTCAAG GAAGATGTGAATATAATGAAGGACATAGGATTCAATGCATATAGGTTCTCAATCTCATGGAGCAGGATACTTCCGG GTGGAAACTTAGCTGGAGGAATAAATAAAGAAGGCATCCAATATTACAACAACCTCATTAATGAGCTTCTTTCAAATG GAATACAGCCCTTTGTAACTATTTTCCATTGGGATTTGCCTCAGAGCCTTGAAGATGCATATGGTGGCTTTTTGAGTCCACACATTGT GGATGATTTTAAGGACTATGCAGAGGTGTGCTTTAAGGAATTTGGGGACAGAGTGAAACACTGGATCACATTGAATGGGCCATCCATTTTATCTCTATTAGGCTATGCTCATATTTTGAAAGCCCCAGGAAGATGCTCAAGCTGGTTGCCCTTCAATTGCTCCGGTGGAGATTCCGCCACTGAGCCTTACCTTGTGGCTCACCACCAGATTCTTGCCCATGCTGCTGCTGTCAAACTTTATAGGGAAAAATACCAA AAATCTCAAAAGGGTCAAATTGGGATTGCTCACAGCATTGACTGGGCTATACCTATATCCCATTCTGCTGCTGCCATTGATGCAACATCAAGAGCACTGGCTTTCAGGATAGGATG GTTCATGGAACCAATAACTTATGGTTCATACCCTGTTGAAATGGTTAACTATTTGGGAGATAGATTGCCAAGATTTTCTCAAGAGCAATCTAAAATGGTCCAAAATTCATTTGATTTTATTGGTATCAATTATTATACCACATCTTATGTGACGGATGCTGAATGTCAAGTTGAAAATCAAACAGCCTTCACAGACTCTTGCACAGAGTTAACAA ATGAGCGAAATGGGATTCCTATTGGTCCAAAG GGTGCCTCAAATTGGATCTACCTATACCCACAAGGAATTGAGGAACTACTAATATACATGAACAACAAGTACAACAATCCAATTATATACATAACCGAGAAtg GATATCCTGAGGCTAACGATGGAAAAATGTCACTTGAAGACAGAGAAAGAATAGATTGCCATATTCAGCATCTTTACTACATTCGCAGTGCTATGAG gaATAATGATGTTAAGGTGAAGGGCTACTTTGCATGGTCATTGTTGGACAATTTTGAATGGGCAGATGGATACACTGTTCGATTTGGACTCGTTTATGTTGATTATAAGAATCATTTAAAAAGATATGCAAAATCTTCAGCCAAATGGTTTAAGAATTTTCTCCATAAACAAGTAGAATCCCTCTGA
- the LOC112797682 gene encoding beta-glucosidase 12 isoform X1, giving the protein MNSLMFINSKHYLVHTMYLYILILLLHYSSYASIHINPSNSDSSSNNFQCDQASANDGGYPSVWNTLVGEEYPSFPMYYGTASVKRSSFPTDFIFGTASSSYQYEGAVNEGGRSPSIWDTYTEKYPERIKDHSNGAIAVDSYHLFKEDVNIMKDIGFNAYRFSISWSRILPGGNLAGGINKEGIQYYNNLINELLSNGIQPFVTIFHWDLPQSLEDAYGGFLSPHIVDDFKDYAEVCFKEFGDRVKHWITLNGPSILSLLGYAHILKAPGRCSSWLPFNCSGGDSATEPYLVAHHQILAHAAAVKLYREKYQKSQKGQIGIAHSIDWAIPISHSAAAIDATSRALAFRIGWFMEPITYGSYPVEMVNYLGDRLPRFSQEQSKMVQNSFDFIGINYYTTSYVTDAECQVENQTAFTDSCTELTNERNGIPIGPKGASNWIYLYPQGIEELLIYMNNKYNNPIIYITENGYPEANDGKMSLEDRERIDCHIQHLYYIRSAMRNNDVKVKGYFAWSLLDNFEWADGYTVRFGLVYVDYKNHLKRYAKSSAKWFKNFLHKQVESL; this is encoded by the exons ATGAATTCACTTATGTTCATCAATTCCAAGCACTACCTTGTACATACTATGTATCTGTATATACTAATTCTACTACTTCACTATTCATCATATGCTTCCATTCACATCAATCCAAGTAACTCTGACTCATCTTCTAACAACTTTCAG TGTGACCAAGCTTCAGCAAATGATGGAGGATATCCAAGTGTTTGGAACACCCTTGTTGGTGAGGAATATCCAA GTTTTCCTATGTACTATGGCACAGCCTCTGTTAAAAGAAGTAGCTTCCCCACTGATTTCATATTTGGCACAGCATCCTCTTCATATCAG TATGAGGGTGCAGTGAATGAAGGTGGCCGAAGTCCAAGTATATGGGACACTTACACTGAGAAATATCCAG AAAGAATAAAAGATCATAGTAATGGTGCGATTGCTGTTGATTCATACCATCTTTTCAAG GAAGATGTGAATATAATGAAGGACATAGGATTCAATGCATATAGGTTCTCAATCTCATGGAGCAGGATACTTCCGG GTGGAAACTTAGCTGGAGGAATAAATAAAGAAGGCATCCAATATTACAACAACCTCATTAATGAGCTTCTTTCAAATG GAATACAGCCCTTTGTAACTATTTTCCATTGGGATTTGCCTCAGAGCCTTGAAGATGCATATGGTGGCTTTTTGAGTCCACACATTGT GGATGATTTTAAGGACTATGCAGAGGTGTGCTTTAAGGAATTTGGGGACAGAGTGAAACACTGGATCACATTGAATGGGCCATCCATTTTATCTCTATTAGGCTATGCTCATATTTTGAAAGCCCCAGGAAGATGCTCAAGCTGGTTGCCCTTCAATTGCTCCGGTGGAGATTCCGCCACTGAGCCTTACCTTGTGGCTCACCACCAGATTCTTGCCCATGCTGCTGCTGTCAAACTTTATAGGGAAAAATACCAA AAATCTCAAAAGGGTCAAATTGGGATTGCTCACAGCATTGACTGGGCTATACCTATATCCCATTCTGCTGCTGCCATTGATGCAACATCAAGAGCACTGGCTTTCAGGATAGGATG GTTCATGGAACCAATAACTTATGGTTCATACCCTGTTGAAATGGTTAACTATTTGGGAGATAGATTGCCAAGATTTTCTCAAGAGCAATCTAAAATGGTCCAAAATTCATTTGATTTTATTGGTATCAATTATTATACCACATCTTATGTGACGGATGCTGAATGTCAAGTTGAAAATCAAACAGCCTTCACAGACTCTTGCACAGAGTTAACAA ATGAGCGAAATGGGATTCCTATTGGTCCAAAG GGTGCCTCAAATTGGATCTACCTATACCCACAAGGAATTGAGGAACTACTAATATACATGAACAACAAGTACAACAATCCAATTATATACATAACCGAGAAtg GATATCCTGAGGCTAACGATGGAAAAATGTCACTTGAAGACAGAGAAAGAATAGATTGCCATATTCAGCATCTTTACTACATTCGCAGTGCTATGAG gaATAATGATGTTAAGGTGAAGGGCTACTTTGCATGGTCATTGTTGGACAATTTTGAATGGGCAGATGGATACACTGTTCGATTTGGACTCGTTTATGTTGATTATAAGAATCATTTAAAAAGATATGCAAAATCTTCAGCCAAATGGTTTAAGAATTTTCTCCATAAACAAGTAGAATCCCTCTGA
- the LOC112797682 gene encoding beta-glucosidase 12 isoform X3: MLPFTSIQVTLTHLLTTFRFCDSYNSQCDQASANDGGYPSVWNTLVGEEYPSFPMYYGTASVKRSSFPTDFIFGTASSSYQYEGAVNEGGRSPSIWDTYTEKYPERIKDHSNGAIAVDSYHLFKEDVNIMKDIGFNAYRFSISWSRILPGGNLAGGINKEGIQYYNNLINELLSNGIQPFVTIFHWDLPQSLEDAYGGFLSPHIVDDFKDYAEVCFKEFGDRVKHWITLNGPSILSLLGYAHILKAPGRCSSWLPFNCSGGDSATEPYLVAHHQILAHAAAVKLYREKYQKSQKGQIGIAHSIDWAIPISHSAAAIDATSRALAFRIGWFMEPITYGSYPVEMVNYLGDRLPRFSQEQSKMVQNSFDFIGINYYTTSYVTDAECQVENQTAFTDSCTELTNERNGIPIGPKGASNWIYLYPQGIEELLIYMNNKYNNPIIYITENGYPEANDGKMSLEDRERIDCHIQHLYYIRSAMRNNDVKVKGYFAWSLLDNFEWADGYTVRFGLVYVDYKNHLKRYAKSSAKWFKNFLHKQVESL, translated from the exons ATGCTTCCATTCACATCAATCCAAGTAACTCTGACTCATCTTCTAACAACTTTCAG attttgtgattcttataATTCACAGTGTGACCAAGCTTCAGCAAATGATGGAGGATATCCAAGTGTTTGGAACACCCTTGTTGGTGAGGAATATCCAA GTTTTCCTATGTACTATGGCACAGCCTCTGTTAAAAGAAGTAGCTTCCCCACTGATTTCATATTTGGCACAGCATCCTCTTCATATCAG TATGAGGGTGCAGTGAATGAAGGTGGCCGAAGTCCAAGTATATGGGACACTTACACTGAGAAATATCCAG AAAGAATAAAAGATCATAGTAATGGTGCGATTGCTGTTGATTCATACCATCTTTTCAAG GAAGATGTGAATATAATGAAGGACATAGGATTCAATGCATATAGGTTCTCAATCTCATGGAGCAGGATACTTCCGG GTGGAAACTTAGCTGGAGGAATAAATAAAGAAGGCATCCAATATTACAACAACCTCATTAATGAGCTTCTTTCAAATG GAATACAGCCCTTTGTAACTATTTTCCATTGGGATTTGCCTCAGAGCCTTGAAGATGCATATGGTGGCTTTTTGAGTCCACACATTGT GGATGATTTTAAGGACTATGCAGAGGTGTGCTTTAAGGAATTTGGGGACAGAGTGAAACACTGGATCACATTGAATGGGCCATCCATTTTATCTCTATTAGGCTATGCTCATATTTTGAAAGCCCCAGGAAGATGCTCAAGCTGGTTGCCCTTCAATTGCTCCGGTGGAGATTCCGCCACTGAGCCTTACCTTGTGGCTCACCACCAGATTCTTGCCCATGCTGCTGCTGTCAAACTTTATAGGGAAAAATACCAA AAATCTCAAAAGGGTCAAATTGGGATTGCTCACAGCATTGACTGGGCTATACCTATATCCCATTCTGCTGCTGCCATTGATGCAACATCAAGAGCACTGGCTTTCAGGATAGGATG GTTCATGGAACCAATAACTTATGGTTCATACCCTGTTGAAATGGTTAACTATTTGGGAGATAGATTGCCAAGATTTTCTCAAGAGCAATCTAAAATGGTCCAAAATTCATTTGATTTTATTGGTATCAATTATTATACCACATCTTATGTGACGGATGCTGAATGTCAAGTTGAAAATCAAACAGCCTTCACAGACTCTTGCACAGAGTTAACAA ATGAGCGAAATGGGATTCCTATTGGTCCAAAG GGTGCCTCAAATTGGATCTACCTATACCCACAAGGAATTGAGGAACTACTAATATACATGAACAACAAGTACAACAATCCAATTATATACATAACCGAGAAtg GATATCCTGAGGCTAACGATGGAAAAATGTCACTTGAAGACAGAGAAAGAATAGATTGCCATATTCAGCATCTTTACTACATTCGCAGTGCTATGAG gaATAATGATGTTAAGGTGAAGGGCTACTTTGCATGGTCATTGTTGGACAATTTTGAATGGGCAGATGGATACACTGTTCGATTTGGACTCGTTTATGTTGATTATAAGAATCATTTAAAAAGATATGCAAAATCTTCAGCCAAATGGTTTAAGAATTTTCTCCATAAACAAGTAGAATCCCTCTGA
- the LOC112797682 gene encoding beta-glucosidase 12 isoform X4, whose translation MLPFTSIQVTLTHLLTTFRFCDSYNSQCDQASANDGGYPSVWNTLVGEEYPTSVKRSSFPTDFIFGTASSSYQYEGAVNEGGRSPSIWDTYTEKYPERIKDHSNGAIAVDSYHLFKEDVNIMKDIGFNAYRFSISWSRILPGGNLAGGINKEGIQYYNNLINELLSNGIQPFVTIFHWDLPQSLEDAYGGFLSPHIVDDFKDYAEVCFKEFGDRVKHWITLNGPSILSLLGYAHILKAPGRCSSWLPFNCSGGDSATEPYLVAHHQILAHAAAVKLYREKYQKSQKGQIGIAHSIDWAIPISHSAAAIDATSRALAFRIGWFMEPITYGSYPVEMVNYLGDRLPRFSQEQSKMVQNSFDFIGINYYTTSYVTDAECQVENQTAFTDSCTELTNERNGIPIGPKGASNWIYLYPQGIEELLIYMNNKYNNPIIYITENGYPEANDGKMSLEDRERIDCHIQHLYYIRSAMRNNDVKVKGYFAWSLLDNFEWADGYTVRFGLVYVDYKNHLKRYAKSSAKWFKNFLHKQVESL comes from the exons ATGCTTCCATTCACATCAATCCAAGTAACTCTGACTCATCTTCTAACAACTTTCAG attttgtgattcttataATTCACAGTGTGACCAAGCTTCAGCAAATGATGGAGGATATCCAAGTGTTTGGAACACCCTTGTTGGTGAGGAATATCCAA CCTCTGTTAAAAGAAGTAGCTTCCCCACTGATTTCATATTTGGCACAGCATCCTCTTCATATCAG TATGAGGGTGCAGTGAATGAAGGTGGCCGAAGTCCAAGTATATGGGACACTTACACTGAGAAATATCCAG AAAGAATAAAAGATCATAGTAATGGTGCGATTGCTGTTGATTCATACCATCTTTTCAAG GAAGATGTGAATATAATGAAGGACATAGGATTCAATGCATATAGGTTCTCAATCTCATGGAGCAGGATACTTCCGG GTGGAAACTTAGCTGGAGGAATAAATAAAGAAGGCATCCAATATTACAACAACCTCATTAATGAGCTTCTTTCAAATG GAATACAGCCCTTTGTAACTATTTTCCATTGGGATTTGCCTCAGAGCCTTGAAGATGCATATGGTGGCTTTTTGAGTCCACACATTGT GGATGATTTTAAGGACTATGCAGAGGTGTGCTTTAAGGAATTTGGGGACAGAGTGAAACACTGGATCACATTGAATGGGCCATCCATTTTATCTCTATTAGGCTATGCTCATATTTTGAAAGCCCCAGGAAGATGCTCAAGCTGGTTGCCCTTCAATTGCTCCGGTGGAGATTCCGCCACTGAGCCTTACCTTGTGGCTCACCACCAGATTCTTGCCCATGCTGCTGCTGTCAAACTTTATAGGGAAAAATACCAA AAATCTCAAAAGGGTCAAATTGGGATTGCTCACAGCATTGACTGGGCTATACCTATATCCCATTCTGCTGCTGCCATTGATGCAACATCAAGAGCACTGGCTTTCAGGATAGGATG GTTCATGGAACCAATAACTTATGGTTCATACCCTGTTGAAATGGTTAACTATTTGGGAGATAGATTGCCAAGATTTTCTCAAGAGCAATCTAAAATGGTCCAAAATTCATTTGATTTTATTGGTATCAATTATTATACCACATCTTATGTGACGGATGCTGAATGTCAAGTTGAAAATCAAACAGCCTTCACAGACTCTTGCACAGAGTTAACAA ATGAGCGAAATGGGATTCCTATTGGTCCAAAG GGTGCCTCAAATTGGATCTACCTATACCCACAAGGAATTGAGGAACTACTAATATACATGAACAACAAGTACAACAATCCAATTATATACATAACCGAGAAtg GATATCCTGAGGCTAACGATGGAAAAATGTCACTTGAAGACAGAGAAAGAATAGATTGCCATATTCAGCATCTTTACTACATTCGCAGTGCTATGAG gaATAATGATGTTAAGGTGAAGGGCTACTTTGCATGGTCATTGTTGGACAATTTTGAATGGGCAGATGGATACACTGTTCGATTTGGACTCGTTTATGTTGATTATAAGAATCATTTAAAAAGATATGCAAAATCTTCAGCCAAATGGTTTAAGAATTTTCTCCATAAACAAGTAGAATCCCTCTGA